In the genome of Yersinia enterocolitica, the window CTTATGGGGTGCGGGCTGACAACGATCTGGTGAAGATGATCGAAACCTTTGGTGATCGTATTCATTTTACGCATTTACGCTCGACCTGCCGCGAAGGGAACCCAAAGACCTTCCATGAAGGCGGCCATCTGCAAGGCGATGTGGACATGTATTCCGTCGTCAAAGCCATCTTGACCGAAGAGCAACGCCGCCAGACTGCCGGTGATATGCGTCCGATCCCGATGCGCCCAGACCACGGTCATCAGATGCTGGATGATTTGCATAAGAAAACCAATCCGGGCTATTCGGCGATTGGCCGTTTGAAAGGGTTAGCTGAGGTGCGTGGTGTGGAGTTGGCGCTGAAGCGGGCGTTCTTCCCTGAGCTAAAATAACCCGCCATCTTTCAAACTGCAGGTGTGTTGGCTGCACTCAATAACCCGAATCACTTACTTATGTAAGCTCATCGGGGTTATCTTGCTTGCCGCCTTCCTGCATCTTGAAATCTATAGGGTATAAAACAGTTAAGGGCCGGATTTCCGGCTCTTAACATATTGAAAAATTAAGAATATTGGGTATTATTCAGCGCGGCCCATATAACGGCGTTCTGCAATATGAATACGGATTTTCTCACCCGGGCTGATATATTCCGGCACCTGAATAGATAAGCCGGTGCTCATCACAGCAGGTTTGTTGCGAGCACTGGCCGATGCGCCTTTAATGCTTGGGGCGGTATCAACAATTTCCATATCAACGGTCTGCGGCAATTCCAGCGCCAATAATTGACCATCCATCGTCAGAACCTGCATGCCTGGCATGCCCCCTTCAGGAATAAATAACAGCTCTTCTTCGATCTGTTCTTTTTTGAAGTTATAAGGGGTGAAATCTTCATCATCCATAAAGATGTATTCGTCGCCATCGATGTAAGAGAAATTCACTGATCGGCGGGTCAGGGTGATGGTATCGAGGATCTCATCGCCTTTAAAACGCTCTTCAACTTTTAAACCGGTCCGCACATCAGAAAACCGCATTTTATACAGGGTACTTGCGCCACGGGCGCTTGGGCTTTGCACATCAATATCTTTCACCAGCAGTAACTTGCCGTTGAGGTTGACCGCCATACCACGTTTTATTTCGTTAGCTCTAGCCATTTATTAACCGCCAATCAGGATTGAAGATAAGTTGCGACAAGTTACTCGCGCCGCCAGTTTCAGGCAAGCAAATATCGCCGCCATATTTGAAGTTGCTGGGGGTATTCGCTTGCGGCCTGGCGGCAACAGTAAACGCTTTGGAGATAGCGCTAAAAAGAGTGTTATTCCGGTGTAAAAATGACCCTATTGATAGACCGGTAACCAGCCCAATAGTGCGGCAATATGGGTAATGGCATTGATCAAACCAAACAGGATGATAAAACCAATCATCAAACGCCCGCCGGGAGCACGATAAACAGCCAGTGGGAAGCGTTTACGGCTGGCCCGCGCCATCAGCGCTGGCACAATTACCGCCCAAATGGTAGCCGCTAAACCGGCAAATCCAATGGCATATAAGAAACCATTCGGGAACAGCAGCGCACCGAGGGTCGGTGGCACAAAAGTGATCAGTGCTGATTTAGTCCGCCCGTTACGGGTATCACTAAATTTAAAGAAGTCGGCGATATAATCAAACAACCC includes:
- a CDS encoding elongation factor P-like protein YeiP; protein product: MARANEIKRGMAVNLNGKLLLVKDIDVQSPSARGASTLYKMRFSDVRTGLKVEERFKGDEILDTITLTRRSVNFSYIDGDEYIFMDDEDFTPYNFKKEQIEEELLFIPEGGMPGMQVLTMDGQLLALELPQTVDMEIVDTAPSIKGASASARNKPAVMSTGLSIQVPEYISPGEKIRIHIAERRYMGRAE